The following are encoded together in the Deinococcus soli (ex Cha et al. 2016) genome:
- a CDS encoding manganese-dependent inorganic pyrophosphatase, protein MIAVFGHLNPDTDAITAALVYARLLTRQGVDATAYRLGDLNFETAFVLEQAGVDAPALLPELPAGAAVALVDHNESAQSAPNLAELNVTRVVDHHKLGDLTTAQPPYLRFEPVGCTGTILLKLHREAGLPVEALDARLMLSAILSDTLHFRSPTTTQEDRDAVAFLAPVAGIEDVEAYALAMFAAKSDLGDTPADTLLRMDYKVFPFGGVAAPHSWGIGVIETTNPGYVFGRQAELLAAMDQAKAQDGLSGVLLSVVDILNETNRTLVLSATEEKVLREAFGAGVDGQVADLGGRISRKKQIVPTLEGYFAPQG, encoded by the coding sequence ATGATTGCTGTGTTTGGTCACCTGAACCCCGATACTGATGCCATCACGGCCGCGCTGGTGTACGCGCGGCTCCTGACCCGCCAGGGCGTAGACGCGACCGCGTACCGCCTGGGCGACCTGAATTTCGAGACGGCGTTTGTCCTTGAGCAGGCCGGGGTGGACGCTCCGGCGCTGCTGCCTGAACTGCCCGCTGGTGCGGCGGTGGCGCTGGTGGATCACAACGAGAGCGCCCAGTCCGCCCCGAACCTCGCGGAGCTGAATGTCACGCGCGTCGTGGATCACCACAAGCTGGGCGACCTGACGACCGCACAGCCGCCCTACCTGCGCTTCGAGCCGGTCGGCTGCACGGGGACGATCCTGCTGAAACTGCACCGCGAGGCGGGCTTACCCGTGGAGGCGCTGGACGCCCGACTGATGCTCAGCGCGATCCTGAGTGACACGCTGCATTTCCGCAGTCCCACCACAACCCAGGAGGACCGGGACGCCGTGGCGTTCCTGGCGCCCGTGGCGGGGATTGAGGACGTCGAGGCGTACGCGCTGGCGATGTTCGCCGCGAAGAGCGATCTAGGGGACACTCCGGCGGACACGCTGCTGCGCATGGACTACAAGGTGTTCCCGTTCGGTGGCGTGGCCGCGCCGCACAGCTGGGGCATCGGCGTGATCGAGACCACCAACCCCGGGTACGTGTTCGGGCGTCAGGCGGAACTGCTGGCCGCGATGGATCAGGCCAAGGCGCAGGACGGCCTGAGCGGCGTGCTGCTGAGCGTGGTGGATATCCTGAACGAGACGAACCGTACGCTGGTCCTGAGTGCCACCGAGGAGAAGGTGCTGCGCGAGGCCTTCGGCGCGGGCGTGGACGGTCAGGTGGCGGACCTGGGTGGCCGGATCAGCCGCAAGAAGCAGATTGTGCCGACGTTGGAGGGGTACTTCGCGCCGCAGGGCTGA
- the tgt gene encoding tRNA guanosine(34) transglycosylase Tgt — translation MFEFDIQHRDGRARVAQFRTPRGTVTTPMFMPVGTQGTVKGISPQELTDIGSQMILGNTYHLMLRPGETLVAAHGGLPGFTAYPGPFLTDSGGFQVMSLGHMRKITEEGVVFKSHLDGSLVNLTPERSIQVQEALGADIIMAFDECPPYPAEREYILRSLERTERWLARCLNVKSRSEQALFAIVQGGVHEDLRERSLELTLPYDTPGFALGGLAVGEPKEEMYPAVAFTAGRLPEHKPRYLMGVGHPEDLVAGVALGVDMFDCVYPTRTGRFGYALTDEGRLNMNSSAPRTSMEPLDSGCDCYACRNYTRAYLAHLIRAEEMLGPRMLSLHNLRYLHRLMERARAAIQAGEFHAWASAWAARYFRQGVPQWFQIALETGQNQESQKSQS, via the coding sequence ATGTTCGAGTTCGACATTCAGCACCGTGACGGCCGGGCGCGCGTGGCGCAGTTCCGCACGCCCCGCGGAACGGTCACGACCCCCATGTTCATGCCGGTGGGGACGCAGGGCACCGTGAAAGGCATCAGCCCGCAGGAACTGACGGACATCGGCTCGCAGATGATCCTGGGCAACACCTACCACCTGATGCTGCGCCCCGGCGAGACGCTGGTAGCGGCGCATGGGGGGCTTCCGGGCTTCACGGCATACCCTGGGCCGTTCCTGACCGATTCTGGGGGCTTCCAGGTCATGAGCCTGGGGCACATGCGCAAGATCACCGAGGAGGGCGTGGTGTTCAAGAGTCACCTGGACGGCAGTCTGGTGAACCTCACGCCCGAGCGGAGCATTCAGGTGCAGGAGGCGCTGGGGGCGGACATCATCATGGCGTTCGACGAGTGCCCCCCGTATCCGGCCGAGCGGGAGTACATCCTGCGCAGCCTCGAGCGCACCGAGCGCTGGCTGGCGCGCTGCCTGAACGTGAAGTCCAGGTCTGAGCAGGCGCTGTTCGCGATCGTGCAGGGTGGCGTGCACGAGGACCTGCGGGAACGCAGTCTGGAACTCACGCTGCCGTACGACACGCCTGGCTTCGCACTGGGTGGACTGGCGGTCGGTGAACCCAAAGAGGAGATGTACCCGGCGGTGGCGTTCACGGCCGGGCGTCTGCCCGAGCACAAGCCCCGCTACCTGATGGGCGTGGGTCACCCGGAGGATCTGGTGGCGGGTGTGGCGCTGGGGGTGGACATGTTCGACTGCGTGTATCCGACGCGCACGGGCCGCTTCGGGTACGCCCTGACGGACGAGGGGCGGCTGAACATGAACTCCAGTGCGCCCCGCACCTCCATGGAGCCCCTGGATTCAGGGTGTGACTGCTACGCCTGTCGTAACTACACACGTGCGTATCTGGCGCACCTGATCCGCGCCGAGGAGATGCTGGGGCCGCGCATGCTGTCGCTGCATAACCTGCGGTACCTGCACCGCCTGATGGAACGGGCCCGCGCGGCGATTCAGGCAGGGGAATTCCACGCCTGGGCGTCGGCCTGGGCCGCGCGGTACTTCCGTCAGGGTGTGCCGCAGTGGTTCCAGATTGCTCTGGAGACAGGACAGAACCAGGAGAGCCAGAAGTCCCAATCGTGA
- a CDS encoding bifunctional folylpolyglutamate synthase/dihydrofolate synthase: MTDSGGPSGDLAWVFARQRFGMQPGLGRVEALLSRLGDPQRAFRTVLVGGTNGKGSTAASLAAMLRAGSVRAGLFTSPHLTRFTERFVVDGAELPEAEVAAALAELRPHAEEVGASFFEVITALGAELFRRAGVEVAVMEVGLGGRLDATNALDPVLSILTNVGLDHTEVLGDTHGAIAREKAGILRAGRPAVTGVAADLRPILRVEGAALWALGEEAHLSVQGRGWDGSEVTVDSPAGTVMLRTPLLGAHGAANAGLAALAALRLGLSPEAVQAGAQATQWPGRLEVIPWRGTRVLLDGAHNPDGAQAVAAALRELGVDRLPLVFGAAGDKDLAGVAWALRPLASEVILTRAALSPRAADPASLAPLFPDVPLTATDHPQAALDALAVLRAPQALVCGSLYLLGEVRPLLLGEDSEDRERWQ; this comes from the coding sequence ATGACTGATTCTGGTGGTCCCTCGGGTGACTTGGCTTGGGTGTTCGCGCGGCAGCGCTTCGGGATGCAGCCCGGCCTGGGACGGGTGGAGGCGCTGCTGTCGCGCCTGGGTGACCCGCAGCGGGCCTTCCGGACGGTGCTGGTGGGCGGCACGAACGGCAAGGGCTCCACGGCGGCGTCCCTAGCGGCCATGCTGCGCGCCGGGAGCGTCCGGGCGGGCCTGTTCACCAGTCCGCACCTGACGCGCTTCACCGAGCGCTTCGTGGTGGACGGCGCGGAACTCCCGGAGGCGGAGGTCGCGGCGGCCCTCGCGGAGTTGCGACCGCACGCGGAGGAGGTCGGCGCGTCGTTCTTCGAGGTCATCACGGCGCTGGGCGCAGAGCTGTTCCGCCGGGCGGGCGTGGAGGTCGCGGTGATGGAGGTCGGCCTGGGGGGGCGGCTGGACGCCACGAACGCCCTCGATCCGGTCCTGAGCATCCTGACGAACGTGGGCCTGGATCACACCGAGGTGCTGGGCGACACCCACGGGGCCATCGCGCGGGAGAAGGCGGGCATCCTGCGCGCGGGACGTCCGGCGGTGACGGGTGTGGCGGCCGACCTCCGGCCCATCCTGCGCGTGGAGGGCGCGGCCCTGTGGGCGCTGGGTGAGGAGGCACACCTGAGCGTTCAGGGGCGCGGCTGGGACGGCTCCGAAGTCACGGTGGACAGCCCGGCGGGGACGGTCATGCTGCGCACGCCGCTGCTGGGCGCGCACGGCGCGGCGAACGCTGGACTGGCGGCGCTGGCGGCCCTGCGCCTGGGGCTGAGCCCCGAGGCGGTGCAGGCGGGCGCGCAGGCGACGCAGTGGCCGGGCCGCCTGGAGGTGATTCCCTGGCGCGGCACGCGGGTGCTGCTGGACGGCGCACACAACCCGGACGGCGCGCAGGCGGTCGCAGCGGCCCTGCGGGAGCTTGGCGTGGACCGGTTGCCGCTGGTGTTCGGCGCGGCGGGCGATAAGGACCTCGCAGGGGTTGCGTGGGCCCTGCGGCCCCTGGCGTCCGAGGTGATCCTCACGCGGGCCGCGCTGAGCCCCCGCGCGGCGGACCCGGCCAGCCTTGCGCCCCTCTTCCCGGACGTGCCGCTGACGGCCACGGATCACCCGCAGGCGGCGCTGGACGCACTGGCGGTCCTGCGCGCCCCGCAGGCGCTGGTGTGCGGCAGCCTGTACCTGCTGGGCGAGGTCCGCCCCCTTTTGCTGGGGGAGGACAGCGAGGACCGCGAACGCTGGCAGTGA
- a CDS encoding carboxypeptidase M32, which yields MTTFDELSRRLGRVSDLGAAASLLSWEQETSMPPEAARVRGLQLATLAGLSHELFTAPETGALLDGVQPNGDTQAAVVRVARQDYAKATRLPTAFVEERTRAQNEAHHAWVHAREHSDFASFAPYLERMMDLTRRQADLRGFEDHPYDALIDDYEPGMRAAQVQSVFADLRDRTLPLLEKIRAAGDAADYSVLTRPFPAGAQKEFAWRVAGEAFGLTGEFARQDESAHPFQSNFSRSDIRITTRVEAYWPACLFGTWHETGHAMYERGVHDRWERTPVSAGASLGVHESQSRMFENLLGRSLPFWQRYFPQLQEAAPQVTAGLDAAALYRAVNRVQPSLIRVEADEVTYNFHVMLRFELELALLEGSLSVRDLPEAWNAKMQAYLGLTPPDDASGVLQDIHWSAGLIGYFPTYTLGNLLSVQLLEAARQDAGVAAGIDRAEYGPLRAWLVEQVHQHGRSLTPAELTVQATGRPLSADPYVAYLTRKYGEIYSLS from the coding sequence ATGACCACCTTCGATGAACTGAGCCGCCGCCTGGGTCGGGTGAGCGACCTGGGTGCCGCCGCGAGCCTGCTGTCCTGGGAGCAGGAGACCTCCATGCCGCCCGAGGCGGCCCGCGTGCGCGGCCTGCAACTGGCGACCCTGGCGGGCCTCTCGCACGAGCTGTTCACCGCGCCCGAGACCGGCGCGCTGCTGGACGGCGTGCAGCCCAACGGGGACACGCAGGCGGCGGTCGTGCGGGTTGCGCGGCAGGACTACGCGAAGGCGACCCGCCTCCCGACCGCGTTCGTGGAGGAACGCACCCGCGCGCAGAACGAGGCGCATCACGCCTGGGTGCACGCCCGTGAGCACAGCGACTTCGCCAGCTTTGCGCCGTACCTAGAGCGCATGATGGACCTCACGCGCCGTCAGGCCGACCTGCGCGGCTTTGAGGATCACCCCTACGACGCCCTGATCGACGACTACGAGCCCGGCATGCGCGCCGCGCAGGTGCAGAGCGTGTTCGCGGACCTGCGGGACCGCACGCTGCCGCTCCTGGAGAAGATCCGCGCCGCCGGGGACGCCGCCGACTACAGCGTCCTGACCCGCCCGTTCCCCGCCGGGGCACAGAAAGAGTTCGCGTGGCGCGTGGCGGGCGAGGCGTTCGGTCTGACCGGTGAGTTCGCGCGGCAGGACGAGAGCGCGCACCCGTTCCAGTCGAACTTCAGCCGCAGCGACATCCGCATCACGACCCGCGTCGAGGCGTACTGGCCCGCGTGCCTGTTCGGCACGTGGCACGAGACCGGGCACGCCATGTACGAGCGCGGCGTGCACGACCGCTGGGAGCGCACCCCGGTGTCCGCCGGGGCGAGCCTGGGCGTGCACGAGAGCCAGTCGCGGATGTTCGAGAACCTGCTGGGCCGCAGCCTGCCGTTCTGGCAGCGCTACTTCCCGCAGCTGCAGGAGGCCGCGCCGCAGGTCACGGCGGGCCTGGACGCGGCAGCGCTGTACCGAGCCGTGAACCGCGTGCAGCCCAGCCTGATCCGCGTGGAGGCCGACGAGGTCACCTACAACTTCCACGTGATGCTGCGCTTCGAACTGGAACTCGCGCTGCTGGAGGGCAGCCTGAGTGTCCGCGACCTGCCCGAGGCGTGGAACGCGAAGATGCAGGCGTACCTGGGCCTCACGCCCCCCGACGACGCGTCGGGGGTGCTGCAGGACATCCACTGGTCGGCGGGATTGATCGGGTACTTCCCGACATACACGCTGGGGAACCTCCTGAGCGTGCAGCTGCTGGAGGCTGCCCGCCAGGACGCCGGGGTCGCGGCGGGCATTGACCGCGCCGAGTACGGACCGCTGCGCGCGTGGCTGGTCGAGCAGGTGCACCAGCATGGCCGCAGCCTGACGCCCGCCGAGCTGACCGTGCAGGCCACCGGACGGCCCCTGAGTGCCGATCCGTATGTGGCGTACCTGACGCGCAAGTACGGCGAGATCTACAGCCTGAGCTGA
- a CDS encoding S-layer homology domain-containing protein produces MKKSLLVLTAALSFGAAAAQTAATASAPQVPALTDVPAGHWAKDAIDLLVSKGILLGYPDGTFRGTQNLTRYEAAVIIARLLGQIKTGETSVSTMDEETLTALQNAIQELAADLAALGVRVSDLEENAVSRDDFARLEERVEMLAAASGDAEALAGLTSQIDDLTARADDYDTLRADVDDNASQIAALNDLTVLLNQDILNLQDRVSAVEAAQADLVARADFDALGGRVTTVETKVTSLDNRVAQLEKYAFSISPSLSATYYVARANRNMDLDRLIPGTVFTTGTDGNATTVDTAVDYADLTGGRVLVGNGTIVLPANPTAAQRADAEAVAASSFYGFSTAAATPVAVEGQTTLSFGITFGNSGKFDTARSDVSGAYVPGPGGLNVNSVDVSFGIRAGLPTADSRYPDVVQDGTTYRPLFFYFNQATTKFTVGNAPVTVTFGKALKFKFADYIGDNDAVGRGDGYIVSVDGSTLPVIGAFKPMITGVYGSRGGANTDGLYYRGVRAEITPVGTLKAGLNYMQEGRDAYGTGVANTAATTLATGVADNPATLVNEAVAGTASTVINDVTAFGADLHGTVAGWQLDSEYATSRVTGTTFTPTAPGAAPTTATATTVENAFYARTSGTLGPVKVYTLNYRTVSAGYDAVAGVMEANPLATNSTAPYGAGRTGFGVKAKADILGLVNVGGYVDNSVAYGKSPLNTASEPSAIVDRGVAGKVSLFNLVTVRGGYYEYLTGTQAPVAAAFQAKNGVRTAVRADLGLPLGFSFGAFYRNVSTDGRLRANSDSGLFANSVAYNSNEFGLSTSELDSGTCGTATTSVCYSEYGFEAKHNGKDAAALVKGLDLTLGYASRYRAATNGYTNQVVYGSAAYDTKLGVAAIKLNAGFNNSTFADSERNSTATLANTTSFNGSVDVKTDALNTVFKPSFEAYVKGQSKSYDYGTATGAAADFTASDVLYRVGVKLNEFLLPNTKLAVYYAGYQGTNRAYAPYVAAFNADGSSAAGTAGAFIDQYNGNRTVSQDLLYVEGNYYDLSFGYGYGNLRLRESNGAAVAGAADAKGNVFKISYKVKF; encoded by the coding sequence ATGAAGAAAAGCCTGCTCGTTCTCACCGCCGCGCTGTCCTTCGGCGCCGCCGCCGCCCAGACGGCCGCGACCGCCAGCGCACCCCAGGTGCCCGCACTGACCGACGTCCCCGCTGGTCACTGGGCCAAGGACGCCATCGACCTGCTCGTCAGCAAGGGCATCCTCCTCGGCTACCCCGACGGCACCTTCCGCGGCACGCAGAACCTGACCCGTTACGAAGCCGCCGTGATCATCGCCCGCCTCCTGGGCCAGATCAAGACCGGTGAAACCAGCGTCAGCACGATGGACGAGGAAACCCTGACCGCGCTGCAGAACGCGATCCAGGAACTCGCCGCCGACCTCGCCGCCCTCGGCGTGCGTGTCAGCGACCTGGAAGAGAACGCCGTCAGCCGCGACGACTTCGCCCGCCTCGAAGAGCGCGTCGAGATGCTCGCCGCCGCCAGTGGCGACGCCGAAGCCCTCGCCGGCCTCACCAGCCAGATCGACGACCTGACCGCCCGCGCCGACGACTACGACACCCTCCGTGCCGACGTCGACGACAACGCCAGCCAGATCGCCGCCCTGAACGACCTGACCGTCCTCCTGAACCAGGACATCCTGAACCTCCAGGACCGCGTCAGCGCCGTCGAAGCCGCCCAGGCCGACCTCGTCGCCCGCGCCGACTTCGATGCCCTCGGCGGCCGCGTCACCACTGTCGAGACCAAGGTCACCAGCCTCGACAACCGCGTCGCCCAGCTCGAGAAGTACGCCTTCAGCATCTCCCCCAGCCTGAGCGCCACCTACTACGTGGCCCGTGCCAACCGCAACATGGACCTGGACCGTCTGATCCCCGGCACCGTGTTCACCACCGGCACCGACGGCAACGCCACCACGGTCGACACTGCTGTCGACTACGCCGACCTGACCGGTGGGCGTGTGCTTGTGGGCAATGGCACGATTGTGCTCCCTGCAAACCCGACTGCTGCGCAACGCGCTGACGCTGAAGCCGTTGCCGCCTCTAGCTTCTACGGCTTCAGCACTGCTGCGGCTACGCCCGTCGCCGTCGAAGGTCAGACCACCCTGAGCTTCGGCATCACCTTCGGCAACAGCGGCAAGTTCGACACCGCCCGCAGCGACGTCAGCGGCGCCTACGTCCCCGGCCCTGGCGGCCTGAACGTCAACAGCGTCGACGTCAGCTTCGGCATCCGCGCCGGCCTGCCTACTGCAGACAGCCGTTACCCCGACGTCGTGCAGGACGGCACCACCTACCGTCCCCTGTTCTTCTACTTCAACCAGGCCACCACCAAGTTCACCGTCGGCAACGCGCCTGTCACCGTGACCTTCGGCAAGGCCCTGAAGTTCAAGTTCGCTGACTACATCGGTGACAACGACGCCGTGGGCCGTGGTGACGGGTACATCGTCAGCGTGGACGGCAGCACCCTGCCCGTGATCGGCGCCTTCAAGCCTATGATCACCGGCGTGTACGGCAGCCGCGGCGGCGCCAACACGGACGGCCTGTACTACCGCGGTGTGCGCGCCGAGATCACCCCCGTCGGCACCCTGAAAGCTGGCCTGAACTACATGCAGGAAGGCCGCGACGCGTACGGCACCGGCGTGGCAAACACCGCTGCCACGACCCTGGCGACCGGCGTTGCAGACAACCCTGCCACCCTCGTCAACGAAGCCGTTGCCGGCACGGCCAGCACGGTGATCAACGACGTGACGGCGTTCGGCGCTGACCTGCACGGCACCGTCGCCGGCTGGCAGCTGGACAGTGAGTACGCCACCAGCCGCGTGACCGGCACCACCTTCACCCCCACCGCCCCCGGCGCTGCTCCCACCACCGCGACGGCCACCACGGTGGAGAACGCTTTCTACGCCCGCACCAGCGGCACCCTGGGCCCGGTGAAGGTGTACACCCTGAACTACCGCACCGTCAGCGCCGGCTACGACGCCGTGGCAGGCGTGATGGAAGCCAACCCCCTGGCGACCAACAGCACCGCTCCCTACGGCGCGGGCCGCACCGGCTTCGGCGTGAAGGCCAAGGCCGACATCCTGGGTCTGGTGAACGTGGGTGGATACGTTGATAACAGCGTGGCCTACGGCAAGAGCCCCCTGAACACCGCTAGCGAGCCCAGCGCGATCGTGGACCGTGGCGTGGCCGGCAAGGTCAGCCTGTTCAACCTGGTGACCGTCCGCGGCGGGTACTACGAGTACCTGACCGGCACCCAGGCGCCCGTGGCTGCGGCCTTCCAGGCGAAGAACGGCGTCCGCACGGCTGTCCGCGCTGACCTGGGTCTGCCCCTGGGCTTCAGCTTCGGCGCCTTCTACCGCAACGTCTCCACCGACGGTCGCCTGCGCGCCAACAGCGACAGCGGTCTGTTCGCCAACAGCGTCGCGTATAACAGCAACGAGTTCGGCCTGAGCACCAGCGAACTGGACTCTGGCACTTGCGGCACCGCCACCACCAGCGTCTGCTACAGCGAGTACGGCTTCGAAGCCAAGCACAACGGCAAGGACGCCGCCGCGCTGGTCAAGGGCCTGGACCTGACCCTGGGTTACGCTTCCCGCTACCGCGCGGCCACCAACGGCTACACCAACCAGGTCGTGTACGGCAGCGCCGCGTACGACACCAAGCTGGGCGTCGCCGCCATCAAGCTGAACGCGGGCTTCAACAACAGCACCTTCGCGGACAGCGAGCGGAACAGCACCGCCACCCTGGCGAACACCACCTCCTTCAACGGCAGCGTGGATGTCAAGACCGATGCCCTGAACACCGTCTTCAAGCCCAGCTTTGAGGCCTACGTCAAGGGCCAGAGCAAGAGCTACGACTACGGCACCGCCACCGGCGCCGCAGCCGACTTCACCGCCAGCGACGTGCTGTACCGCGTGGGCGTCAAGCTGAACGAGTTCCTGCTCCCCAACACCAAGCTGGCCGTGTACTACGCCGGCTACCAGGGCACGAACCGCGCCTACGCCCCTTACGTGGCTGCCTTCAACGCCGACGGTAGCTCTGCCGCAGGTACCGCTGGTGCGTTCATCGACCAGTACAACGGCAACCGCACCGTCAGCCAGGACCTGCTGTACGTGGAAGGCAACTACTACGACCTCAGCTTCGGGTACGGCTACGGCAACCTGCGCCTGCGTGAAAGCAACGGCGCCGCGGTCGCCGGCGCGGCCGACGCCAAGGGCAACGTCTTCAAGATCAGCTACAAGGTCAAGTTCTAA